In a genomic window of Algoriphagus halophilus:
- a CDS encoding type B 50S ribosomal protein L31, whose product MKADIHPNYRDVVFYDTSSEFKFLTKSTIETNETIVWEDGNEYPVYKIEVSSQSHPFYTGKKMMLDTAGRVEKFNRRYAQKK is encoded by the coding sequence ATGAAAGCCGATATTCATCCAAACTACAGAGACGTGGTTTTCTACGACACTTCTAGCGAGTTCAAGTTTTTGACCAAGTCAACTATCGAAACTAACGAAACCATCGTTTGGGAAGATGGTAATGAATACCCTGTATATAAAATTGAAGTGAGTTCTCAATCTCATCCATTCTATACTGGTAAGAAAATGATGCTTGATACAGCTGGTAGAGTTGAGAAATTCAACAGAAGATACGCTCAGAAGAAGTAA